The following nucleotide sequence is from Puntigrus tetrazona isolate hp1 chromosome 12, ASM1883169v1, whole genome shotgun sequence.
atgaaattttgtcattaatcacttaacaCACACTTAATCACAAACccgtaattttattttgaaagtatctctctcactttttttaGGACCATGTCATTTACTTTGCAGTCAATGGAACATTCAAAAGCCTCCcgatttttatctaaaatatcttaaattttgTTGCAACGACAAGCAAATCTtttataggtttggaatgacatgggggatTTTTggcaaaatttttattttgaggtgcTGTAACCCTTTAAGAATGTCAGCCACTGGCAGTGAAGATAAAGGAGAAAATGTCTGCATTAAATCTAATTTCTTTTAGCGCCACTAAACGTCACCTCCACGAAGTCACTGGTCATTTACAgtgaattttctttttgcaggGAAGCCCAAAACAACAAGATGTTGCTGTCAGTGAAGGACAACAGCGGCAGCCACGGTTCGCCTATCAGCGGGAAGCTTGAGGGCATCTTCTTCAGCTGCAACACCGAGTTCAACACCGGCAAACCCCCACAGGACTCGCCATACGGCCGCTATCGCTTCCAGCTGCCAGCCAAAGAGCTCTTCAGCCCCAAGACGAACCTGTATTTCGCCGACTTCTACTGCATGTACACGGCCTATCACTACGTCATTCTGGTGATCGCGCCGAAGGGTTCGTCTGGAGACGAGTTCTGCAAGCAGCGTCTACCGGCGCTGGATCTCGCCAACAACCGCTTTATGACGTGCTCGGAGGATGAAGACGGCCAGCTGGTGTTCCACCACGCACAGGACGTTATCCTGGAGGTCATCTACACCGACCCCGTGGATCTGAGCCTGGGCACGGTAGCTGAGATCAGCGGCCACCAGCTCATGAGCTTGTCCACAGTCAATGCCAAGAAGGATCCCAGCTGCAAGACCTGCAACATCAGTGTGGGACGCTAACCTACGAAACTGAACCTTCCCGCTGCCTTGAACAGCACAGAAAATAGCCTTCTCCTTTCGCCGTCCTCCTTACCCATTATCAAACTTATCCATAATTCCTTCTGGTGTCTGTAAGGCTCCTCCGCAGCATGTGTCTCAAAGCTTTTGACAAAACGCTCTTTTTCGTTTACTAGCTTATGGATCTCGACCCAGGGGTTGGGTTAGTTACGTCGTGCTCCTATTTTGTGTTGGGATGTtgacctgtcaatcaaactgcTTCTTTAATCCTATTGGCTGTCAGACCTTCCTgttaaaacacagaattgtaaCCAAAGTTTACACAAATTTAACACTAAATGCTCATTGAGTCACTCAAACCGGTGAATCGAGACAACCGTTCTTACGAGGCATTATGAATGTGAGGATATCAAGCGAGATATCTCAAAAAAACGTGATTGGACGTACCTGTAGCATGATTGCAGACATTTTTGGAAACGTTGACGTTAGCACTTCCATAACTGTTGTTCAGCAGTGTTTCATGTTATCTTATATTCCAACCCATCCAGTATACTGTGATCtaacatataataaatgtgataCGACGTGtagatagaaaaatatttattttttaactggtGAATAGAAAATGGACAGAATCAGAAGTGCACAATACAGGACTTTGGTGATGGAAAAGAAAAGGTTCACgataaagcaaatatatatagttaagcatatatatatttactgtataaaccAATGTAGAGTTACGTGCACTAtagctaacattcaaaagctaCATTTGTCATTGTGGATGTGTACAGCAAATCAATTCTGGGACGAACGATAACATGACAGAATAACCACACCTGATTGTAGCACAATTCAACAGTTTACGCTGGTTGGCATGCAAAGACACTACACAAAGATTGTAATAGTTCATTGCAGTAGAGCCGTCGGAAAGATATTGATTGTTTCGTTTCCAGAGAGTAGCTACTTGAGCAGAATTGCACTTAAAGCGCACATCCGCTTCTCACGAACATATCTCCTGCTTTGGGCTTCAGTATTATTTTTAGCGTACGACGTGATTCGACAGTGTTCATTTTAGccaatatattatttgttcttCATGTATAGGAGGAAAACTGTGCTCTGTGATGGCCACGTACCATACTTTAACGTTTctgagtaaatatatatttaaaaatacagtcttTCTGGGAGAATCTTTTCAATGTCTCATTTTGTGCTCCCTTTTTAATGCGAGAGACGACTATGAGAAATAAACAATTACCTTTTGCTAGTTCTTACAATGCATACAATTATGGTTTGTTGCTGCTGTTTATGTTAGGGAACTCATCGCAATTTGCATAAATCCATTATTTTAAGTGCTCGGAGTTGTTTTCTATCTAGAGCCTTGCATTATTTGACAGGCTAGAGATCATGTCTAGCCCCAGAGAATCATGGATCCTCATTAGTGTGCATAATGTCACCATGTTCCTAATTAGAATCATAAACTAGCTTCAAACAAGAGCAAGAAAACGTGAAAATTGCATATGATTCGactttggttaaaaaaatcCTCTCCAAAAATAAAGTGCCATATTCCATAAACATAGATGAATACTCTATATATCCTTTTGCCCTTTGAGATCTGAATGAGGTTCGTATCGATCCGTCTCGCTCTGTACACAGCACAGAGATCGCACGCGTTTGCGAATATGTGATAGTGGCCCCCGAAAGGCCTTGATCGGTTCGGCCCAACCCATTGAGTCCAGGACTTCCAATGCGGTCAGAAATGATATTAAAGTGCATATAAAGTTAGCATCATTATGGCACAATTATGTCAAATGTAAAAACTCCATTTGGTCCAAACATTGGGTTCAACACTGAAAGGCAGAAAGAATCTCTTTAACTCTAAGTCTATGTGGTTTCCTGTTTGCTGAGCAACACTTCCAGTAAGCGTAATTTGGCTTTGAGACTTTTATACTCCTGGTACTCCTCGGCCATCGGGATTCGGTCAtctttttgtgcggtt
It contains:
- the phyhiplb gene encoding phytanoyl-CoA hydroxylase-interacting protein-like isoform X3 yields the protein MQRADESQRNKSLDSGIAEMEELPVPQNIKISNITCDSFKICWDMDSRSKERITHYFIDLNKKENKNANKFKHKDVPTKLVAKAVPLPMTVRGHWFLSPRTEYTVAVQTASKQGDGDYAVSEWSEIIEFCTADYSTVHLTQLLEKAEVIAGRMLRFSVFYRNQHKEYFDHAREAQNNKMLLSVKDNSGSHGSPISGKLEGIFFSCNTEFNTGKPPQDSPYGRYRFQLPAKELFSPKTNLYFADFYCMYTAYHYVILVIAPKGSSGDEFCKQRLPALDLANNRFMTCSEDEDGQLVFHHAQDVILEVIYTDPVDLSLGTVAEISGHQLMSLSTVNAKKDPSCKTCNISVGR
- the phyhiplb gene encoding phytanoyl-CoA hydroxylase-interacting protein-like isoform X4, whose product is MEELPVPQNIKISNITCDSFKICWDMDSRSKERITHYFIDLNKKENKNANKFKHKDVPTKLVAKAVPLPMTVRGHWFLSPRTEYTVAVQTASKQGDGDYAVSEWSEIIEFCTADYSTVHLTQLLEKAEVIAGRMLRFSVFYRNQHKEYFDHAREAQNNKMLLSVKDNSGSHGSPISGKLEGIFFSCNTEFNTGKPPQDSPYGRYRFQLPAKELFSPKTNLYFADFYCMYTAYHYVILVIAPKGSSGDEFCKQRLPALDLANNRFMTCSEDEDGQLVFHHAQDVILEVIYTDPVDLSLGTVAEISGHQLMSLSTVNAKKDPSCKTCNISVGR